The sequence below is a genomic window from Candidatus Oleimmundimicrobium sp..
GGCTGGAATCTGGAAGCTGATTTCCTTTACCCTCTCATCTTTCTATCAACCATCTGCTATCTGCCAACTAAACAATCTTCGGTATTTTTATCATTCCATCTTCTTTTACCGGAGCATTGGATAAAGCTTCTGCTTGAGTGAGAGATGGTTTTTCTTTGTCCTCTCTAAAAACATTTTTTACCGGAAGGGCATGAAAAGTCGGCTTAATTTCTCTGGTATCAAGTTTAGATATCTTTCCGGCATGTCCCAATATTTGGCCCAACTGCTTAACAAACTTCTCTTTTTCATTCTCGGATAAAGAGAGTCTCGCAAGCAAAGCCACATGTTCAACTTCCTTTTTGTTAATTGCCACTTTTTAAACCCCCAAATAATAAATCATCAGTAATGAAACCAAATTATTCAAAGCATGAAAAATAATCGGCGGCCCAATTGAATTTTCCCGTTCATAAAAATAAGCAAGCACAAGGCCCAACAACAAAATTGGGACCGTCATCCATAGGCTCCCATGAAAAATTGCAAAAATAAAAGAGCTTATTAGAGCAGCCCAAGCAATCCCAATTTTATCACGCAAAGCAGTGTAGATAAACCCTCTAAAAAAAATTTCTTCTGCCAATGGCGCAACAACTACACTAATAAAAATGGCCAGTAAAAATCCGGATATTCCTTTCCCAAAAATATCAGGGATGCCTGTAACCATTTTAGGCGGCGGTTTAAAATTTAAAACGCTTGAAGTAAACACGGCATATATCGCCGTTAAAATTTTAACCAATACAAGCCATAAAAAAGCCTTTCTTAAAACAGACATAAAGTGAAAGACCTTGAAACCCAAATCTTTCAAAGAGCCATTGCGCTTTTTTATCCCAAAAAACCAAACCAGCAAAACCAAAATCAAGTAACTTACCGTCATTAAAGCCACTCGTCCAAAGGGCGTATTTAGATGTGATTCAGCGGG
It includes:
- a CDS encoding type II CAAX endopeptidase family protein, which codes for METKRVPWNIKDVNKVLIVFIVILTLQMYLGLFRPPAESHLNTPFGRVALMTVSYLILVLLVWFFGIKKRNGSLKDLGFKVFHFMSVLRKAFLWLVLVKILTAIYAVFTSSVLNFKPPPKMVTGIPDIFGKGISGFLLAIFISVVVAPLAEEIFFRGFIYTALRDKIGIAWAALISSFIFAIFHGSLWMTVPILLLGLVLAYFYERENSIGPPIIFHALNNLVSLLMIYYLGV
- the gatC gene encoding Asp-tRNA(Asn)/Glu-tRNA(Gln) amidotransferase subunit GatC encodes the protein MAINKKEVEHVALLARLSLSENEKEKFVKQLGQILGHAGKISKLDTREIKPTFHALPVKNVFREDKEKPSLTQAEALSNAPVKEDGMIKIPKIV